The segment TTATCAGTGTCCTTGTCCCATTACCAGGATGTATACCTTCCACCTTAATTAAATACTGATATACACTTTGTGGTCCAACCTGTACACATCTTCAGTGATGTAACCTGGGTCATGGGGTTTTTCAGGTCTTAGACACCCTCACCCAGTTGACCCAGTCGGGGTGGATCAGGCCCCAACTTGTGTCCAGGTAGTGTACTACGCCACACATCCCCCCTCCTCAAACAGAGCCAATGTGAAGCCTTTTCAGCAGTTTCCATGGTGTTCTTCATGGCTCTGCATCTGTGCAGTCTTCACATCCTGAGGAGTCCCAGGACTCGATGTGGGAACTGGCCTGCGAAGCCCCCGCAACCCACTTCAATGGGCTTTCAGTGGGCCATCCACTCCTCCAACACTCAGCCACTATGTCAGCTTACTTGGCCTTTTGCTCATCAGCTTCCTCCATCCGATCTTTCAAGGGGACAGTTAGCACCAGTAGCACCACCACTGGTGCTACTGGTGCTACAGTGGTGATTAGGACTTCATAGATCAGCAGTGGCCACAGGAGACAAGGCAGGATGCCATGTTGGTAGATCCAGGGTTAGCTCCACCAGCATTGATACATATGCATTGGAAAGGTCAAACCACAGCACTGCCAGGTCCCCCTGGCAATAGACAACAGGTTAATTACTGGAATGTTAAAACAGTTTCTTccatgttttgggtttttgagTGTCTAATGCCACTTTTATCTCCTATGTGTCCTTTGTGCCCATCATTTCACTCCACTtatcttttatgttttcctgcAGGTGTATGAACAGCTGTATGACACCCTGGACATTGTTGGAGGACCAGAGGTGCGAGCACAGGCAACAGCTAAGGTATCCAGTCCTCTGGAGTGCAGTACATGTTCGTTGCCACTGGCTCCTACacaaaaactgaattgaaaACCCTTTTATGTAATCAGGGGTCACGTTTACCGAATATTTTCAGTCACTgaccgttttttgttttttgtttttttaagtgttttttaaagatgttaACAGTAGTGCAGGTAAACATTCCTTCTTTCGGGGGGAGAGGAGTGTGGAGGGTGGGGTTATTAGGAATTCAAAAGTCTTATTGCAGTGGGGAAGAAGCTGTTGCAGAAACTGGATGTTCTGCTACGAGCAGAGTGGTACTGTCTGCCTAAGGGCAGGAAGGTGAACAGTCCCTGTTTGGGGTGGGTGGGGTCTGCAATGGTTTTGGTGGCTTTTGACGGGTAGTGGCTGTGAGCAGTCTCCTTGATAGGTTTGAGAGGAGTGCCGATGACCCTTTCAGCAGCTTTCACCACTCTCTGCAGGGCCTTACGGTTTGAGGCAGTGCAGCGGTCATACCAGATGGAAAAGTCAACAATAAGTCTTTTGTCTTGTCAACATTCAGGTGCAGTTGTGGGTCATCAGGGTGAAGAGCAGCTGGCTCATCTGGATGTGTTTCTTCACACACGTACAGACTGGGAACTGTCAGTGAGAAAGTTCAGTATACAGTTTGTCaagtcctcctcttcctccacaacTAAAATTTCCAAttcaatcactttttttttcttgactttgTCAGTTGATTGGGCTGTTCAGCAAATTAGGTTGTAAACGTTTGgtgacagagaaacaaatgTTAACAAttaaattgacattttaaatgaattaaccACCTTTTAAATGGAAGAAAGTCAAATCTAATTTCATGAATTTTTAGTCAAGTTTTAGCATTTaacaaaatgtttacatttttaactatgtattttccttttgtctATTATACTTTTCACTCGGAATGAAATATTATCTTACCACAAAGTCATTCAACACAAAGTCAATGAAGACAATGCTgcaatgtggtccttaaccaATCTACACCACATTAAACATAACCTTGAACATATTAAGCAGCGGGCAGCACcgcagcatagtggttagtgcttgGTTagtcaccccacaataagaaggtcactcatgctcacattcagacctacggacaatttagagtcaccagttaaccctaacatgcgtgtctttggacagtgggaggatACCAAAGTACCCAcaaagacacagggagaacacagaaaggcaccaggctgggaaccgaacgtgcgaccttcttattgtggggcaacagcgctaaccactatgccaccaagctgtcatatttcattatttctatatattttatttagactgcaaaacaaacaaacaaagacacaaccaTTGTTTCAGGCTATTGTTGGGAAACGGGGTGGAGAGCAAAGGTGAAGAAGGTTACTCCTTGTCTTCTGATGTTTCATCAGAAGACAAGCAAGTCCATCTTGATGATGTTCTGATTCATGAGCCAGACACTGCCTTGCAGGTTCTCTCTTTCTTGACCTGCTCCAAGATCCAACAGGCAGGTTTAAAGTTGAACTCTGAGAAATCCAGACTGATGTAGAATGAACTGACTTTCCTGGGCCACAAATTGAGTGCGCAGGGGTTgagcacagaggagaaaaagatcATCGCAGTCCGGAATTGGCCATTTCAAAAGAATACTTCTGAGGTGCACTCCTTCCTGGGGTTAGCCTTTTATTACTGCCGCTTCATTGCCATGTTCTCGACTGTGACTGCACTTCTAAACCAgctaaaaagaaagaatgtgtgGTTTGAGGGGGGCCTGAGCAGCAGCAAGCATTTGATGCACTGAAATCAGGCCTGGATTTGACGACCCCAGATCTGGAGGGACAGTATGTGTTGGACATAGATGGAAGCAATGATGGCCTGGGGCCATACCTTCCTCAGATGGTTGATGTCATTCCGAGAGCCAGAAGGGCAGGTTGCAAGTTCCACCCATGTGGAGCCGATTGTGTGCACTGTGGGCACGCTGAGGTGAGGGACAGCGAGGCGGTGAATAGCAAACAGAGCTCTGTATGGCCCTGTGGCTAGATGATACAGGGCCAGAGAGGAGCTGGGGATCCTGAGTTGAGGACACAGTTAGAGTGGCTGGAGGCCAACAAACGTCCAGATTGGCCAGAGATTGCTGCATCCGGCCCATCCTTGAGGGGCCTTTGGTCACAGTGGGAGGGCCTGGTGCAGTGTGAGATGGAGTACTATGGAGACATTGGAAGGAGCCAGCATCCAGAAGGGGATGGGGCACTTTGgtgtaaacaaaacattgaagAGAATGTGACAGGGACTCTATTGGAACGTCTGCAGGCGTGATGTGGAAACCTTTTTCCAGACATGTGATCCCTGCGTTGCCTCCAAGGGACCCAGAGACTAGAGTAGAGTACCACGACAACAGTACCAGGTTGGGGCACCAATGGACAGTGGCTGTTGTCACACTAGACTTTAGACCCTTTATGAATGTAGCCACATTATtgcttggttgttgttgttgttatgttttATGATACAGAGGTTGTGATTTTTTGTTCATAGTTCTTGTCTGGATCCATTTTGGGGTCTTTAAAATATGAGTCAGATTTCgactttccatttttatttttgaattgaaattgtgaaaagcaAGGTTGAGTTCCATATTGTGGTGTTCAGCAGTGTTTGCATATTGCCATataattttttaacttttctaccTTCAGGGCTTGTGTTTTATGTCCAGATATTTCGTTTCATAGTCTCGTCTTAAGTTGTACACTTAAGTTAAAGCCACATCGGCtctgcacacaaagacagacaggttTGCCAAAGTTCTCAAACATCTACTCTGCCTGTCTTGAAAGTTCCTGTTTTCAGAATCCACCTTTCGCTTTGACATGTTTGAGGAAGTTTAATCTCAGGTGTGACAACAGATGGCTCCTTTTGTATGACAGCTCCTACTTGATGGCCTCAATTGCAATGCATTTGCAGTCCATTTTGGGATTTAGATTTTCAGTGGGATCGTATGGACGAACCAGCTATAATAGACATAAGACATTACCTCATGGGCCAAACAAAATTGTCCCACAGGCTGAATTTGGAACTGGGCTTTGAGTTTGACTCGTGATttagatgatgaaactatagaaacTAGCTCAGAtagatttaaaggtgaaaaaaattccaaataCACAACAGGTCTTGCAGCTCATTAAAAAATGCTGTAATTGATAGTAGATTATTGCTAATTGTAGGTCCTTTGACCTTTTGTAAGATGATGAGATTTTTCTCTGATTGATCTGCTGAGAGTAAAGCCACTAATAATCATCCATAGATCCAAACAGACTAATTGGCTGACCCCCTGCTTCAGATATAATAAATTGTTGTCCTGATGCAGATTTAAATCCACAGAGTTGATTAAATAAATTAGTTTAGTCAAATTCTTACTTTCACTGGCAACAACACTGAACTTTAATTCTGCTTTGACGAAGACCTTACATGGCACTTCCACAAAAAAATCAAGGACTGTGCATTTTGTCCCAAACAGAAAGTACCTAACTATTCAGAAAGATTAAAGTTCCCCTTGTGAGAAAGGCAGAAACAGAGCATGAGTCTGTTAGTCCCGTGACTGAGACTAACAGACCAATTTCAACCAAGATGCCAACTGCTTCTTTAGCTGTCTCTTGGGCTGAACCTTCTCCTGGAGGTAGGTTCTCATCTTCAGGCTGTCGAGCCCCGACAGAAAATATATACCAGCCTGCCACTGGAGCTTTGGCCACATTATAATAGGCCCAATTCTAATCTTGGTGAGATTCATTGGGGAAATTTACTTATCTTCAGTTTCTTTCCTCACCAGGCCACAGTGGCAGCCTTTGCAGCCAGCGAAGGCCATGCCCACCCAAGGGTCGTTGAGCTGCCCAAGACAGAAGAGGGCTTGGGCTTTAACATCATGGGGGGAAAAGAGCAGAACTCCCCCATCTATATTTCCAGAGTGATCCCTGGTGGAGTGGCTGACCGCCAAGGAGGGCTAAAGAGAGGAGACCAACTGCTTTCAGTCAATGGCGTGGTAAGAGGGTCAGGCCCTGGATAACCTACTGAGAGGAACTGCACCTGCAAGTGAAATACATCTGGTCCAATTAATGGATCAGATGTGTTGTATGTATGAAATACCTTGTTCAATCCAACAGAAAAATAGTGTGGTGGTTTGATTCCTAAAAACCTCCTAATACTCAGAGCATATTGAGGAAagctttaatttattattttcaatgtCAGATGCCATTTGAGAGAAACGTGGACTTGAACTTAACATGAACATGGGGTGCTCAATTCTCCTCTATGGCTGTAGGTGTGGTCATCATAGAAGTGACTGGCTCCTCTCTGCATGCAGTCTTAGACTCCTGTTGTGTTGGTGCCCATGCAGAGCGTTGAGGGGGAGCACCATGAGAAGGCTGTGGAGTTGCTGAAGGCTGCCCAGGGTTCAGTCAAACTGGTGGTCCGTTATACTCCGAAGGTTCTGGAGGAAATGGAGGCCCGTTTTGAGAAGATGAGGAGTGCCCGGAGACGACAGCAGCAAACCAGCTACTCGTGAGACTGCTCGTTAGTTGGCAACAAATTCACCTCTATTCCTGAATTTCCTACTCTTAAAGTTCTATtgtcaaaccaaatcaaaccaaatcttTTTCTATAGCACCAAATTAAGTTAATCAACTTAATGTCAAGTCCCTTGATATAACTTaataaagttatatcaaggGACTtgacatatagagcaggtcaagaccaaaccGTACCCAACCCAaaatggagttgttaaagagacccaacacatccctccaagagcaagtgGCTGGTGACAATAGAAAGataagaaattattttgatagTCTGTAATTATCACATTTTAactgaagtaaacaaaaacataaagaagTCAAACCCAAAGAAAACTAACAACTAAATAAAGCAGGAACATAAAGAGGGCAAATATTTAGAACACGTTTATTTGGTTGACAACACATGAGCTGTAAATACCACAATAGGTGTTGTTTATAAAGGGCCATCTCTGTGGCTCACCATGTAGAACACATACAATTATCCT is part of the Echeneis naucrates chromosome 8, fEcheNa1.1, whole genome shotgun sequence genome and harbors:
- the lin7b gene encoding protein lin-7 homolog B isoform X1, encoding MMSSYYHPTKEADMTAITEPLCLERDVCRVIELLDRLQRSGELPPPKLQALQRVLQSKFCAAIREVYEQLYDTLDIVGGPEVRAQATAKATVAAFAASEGHAHPRVVELPKTEEGLGFNIMGGKEQNSPIYISRVIPGGVADRQGGLKRGDQLLSVNGVSVEGEHHEKAVELLKAAQGSVKLVVRYTPKVLEEMEARFEKMRSARRRQQQTSYSSLESRG
- the lin7b gene encoding protein lin-7 homolog B isoform X2: MMSSYYHPTKEADMTAITEPLCLERDVCRVIELLDRLQRSGELPPPKLQALQRVLQSKFCAAIREVYEQLYDTLDIVGGPEVRAQATAKATVAAFAASEGHAHPRVVELPKTEEGLGFNIMGGKEQNSPIYISRVIPGGVADRQGGLKRGDQLLSVNGVSVEGEHHEKAVELLKAAQGSVKLVVRYTPKVLEEMEARFEKMRSARRRQQQTSYS